Proteins from a single region of Pungitius pungitius chromosome 4, fPunPun2.1, whole genome shotgun sequence:
- the dapk2a gene encoding death-associated protein kinase 2a isoform X1 has translation MDSFKQQRVEDFYQIGEELGSGQFAIVKQCREKSSGLEFAAKFIKKRQSMASSRGVRREEIEREVDILRQTQHANIVTLHDVYENRTDVVLILELVSGGELFDFLAQKESLSEEEATQFIKQILQGVNYLHAKKIAHFDLKPENIMLLDKNAPLPRIKLIDFGLAHKIEAGVEFKNIFGTPEFVAPEIVNYEPLGLEADMWSVGVITYILLSGASPFLGETKQDTLGNISAVNYEFDEEFFGHTSAAAKKFISQLLEEDKKKRLTIQDALNHPWIKSNEHKEESKAQEPKKRERRQLKTTRLREYTIKSHSSMPPNNTYVNFERFAQVVEDIDQMEGSFARLAAAHDSLQEDIDATVSIYNEKEAWYKEESEGVRHELSQIRYEFRKVEALKRSLQDDMRAFGSGLGAVSGRYRERQSHFEALRLELANELKWVQEVMGSFPADGGGGGGGHTGCSFSTVFNDDVNEALKELLNRSRGGELLTGINLDLEAGQQR, from the exons ATGGACTCATTCAAACAACAGAGAGTGGAGGACTTCTATCAAATCGGTGAAGAGCTGGGAAG CGGCCAGTTCGCCATCGTGAAGCAATGCAGAGAGAAAAGCTCCGGTCTGGAATTCGCCGCCAAATTCATCAAGAAGCGGCAGAGCATGGCGAGCTCGCGCGGCGTGCGGCGGGAGGAGATCGAGCGGGAGGTGGACATCCTGCGGCAGACCCAGCACGCCAACATCGTCACCCTGCACGACGTCTACGAGAACCGCACCGACGTGGTGCTCATCCTGGAGCT GGTCTCTGGGGGGGAGCTCTTTGACTTCCTGGCGCAGAAGGAGTCtctgagcgaggaggaggccactCAGTTCATCAAGCAAATCCTCCAGGGGGTCAACTACCTCCACGCCAAGAAAATagcccactttgatctcaag CCTGAGAACATCATGCTGCTGGACAAGAACGCGCCGTTGCCCAGAATCAAACTCATCGATTTCGGCCTCGCCCACAAGATCGAAGCCGGCGTCGAGTTCAAGAACATCTTCGGGACTCCTGAGTTCGTAG CGCCGGAGATCGTGAACTACGAGCCGCTGGGCCTGGAGGCGGACATGTGGAGCGTCGGGGTCATCACCTACATCCT GCTGAGCGGCGCGTCGCCCTTCCTCGGGGAGACCAAGCAGGACACGCTGGGCAACATCTCCGCCGTGAACTACGAGTTCGACGAGGAGTTCTTCGGCCACACCAGCGCGGCGGCCAAGAAGTTCAtcagccagctgctggaggaggacaagAA GAAAAGATTAACTATTCAAGATGCTCTTAATCACCCATGGATCAAG TCCAACGAGCACAAGGAGGAGAGCAAAGCTCAGGAACCCAAGAAGCGGGAGCGCCGCCAGCTGAAGACCACGCGCCTGAGGGAGTACACCATCAAGTCCCACTCCAGCATGCCGCCCAATAACACCTACGTCAACTTTGAGCGCTTCGCCCAGGTGGTGGAGGACATCGACCAGATGGAGGGCTCCTTCGCCCGGCTCGCGGCGGCCCACGactccctgcaggaggacatcGACGCCACGGTGTCCATCTACAACGAGAAGGAGGCCTGGTACAAGGAGGAGAGCGAAGGCGTCCGCCACGAGCTCTCGCAGATCCGCTACGAGTTCCGCAAGGTGGAGGCCCTCAAGAGGAGCCTGCAGGACGACATGCGGGCCTTCGGCTCCGGCCTCGGCGCCGTCAGCGGCCGCTACCGGGAGAGGCAGAGCCACTTCGAGGCGCTGCGTCTGGAGCTCGCCAACGAGCTGAAGTGGGTGCAGGAGGTGATGGGTTCTTTCCCCgcggacggaggaggaggaggaggaggtcacacCGGCTGCAGCTTCTCCACCGTCTTCAACGACGACGTGAACGAAgccctgaaggagctgctgaACCGCTCCcggggaggagagctgctgACCGGGATCAACCTGGACCTTGAAGCTGGACAGCAGAGATGA
- the dapk2a gene encoding death-associated protein kinase 2a isoform X3 — protein sequence MDSFKQQRVEDFYQIGEELGRVSGGELFDFLAQKESLSEEEATQFIKQILQGVNYLHAKKIAHFDLKPENIMLLDKNAPLPRIKLIDFGLAHKIEAGVEFKNIFGTPEFVAPEIVNYEPLGLEADMWSVGVITYILLSGASPFLGETKQDTLGNISAVNYEFDEEFFGHTSAAAKKFISQLLEEDKKKRLTIQDALNHPWIKSNEHKEESKAQEPKKRERRQLKTTRLREYTIKSHSSMPPNNTYVNFERFAQVVEDIDQMEGSFARLAAAHDSLQEDIDATVSIYNEKEAWYKEESEGVRHELSQIRYEFRKVEALKRSLQDDMRAFGSGLGAVSGRYRERQSHFEALRLELANELKWVQEVMGSFPADGGGGGGGHTGCSFSTVFNDDVNEALKELLNRSRGGELLTGINLDLEAGQQR from the exons ATGGACTCATTCAAACAACAGAGAGTGGAGGACTTCTATCAAATCGGTGAAGAGCTGGGAAG GGTCTCTGGGGGGGAGCTCTTTGACTTCCTGGCGCAGAAGGAGTCtctgagcgaggaggaggccactCAGTTCATCAAGCAAATCCTCCAGGGGGTCAACTACCTCCACGCCAAGAAAATagcccactttgatctcaag CCTGAGAACATCATGCTGCTGGACAAGAACGCGCCGTTGCCCAGAATCAAACTCATCGATTTCGGCCTCGCCCACAAGATCGAAGCCGGCGTCGAGTTCAAGAACATCTTCGGGACTCCTGAGTTCGTAG CGCCGGAGATCGTGAACTACGAGCCGCTGGGCCTGGAGGCGGACATGTGGAGCGTCGGGGTCATCACCTACATCCT GCTGAGCGGCGCGTCGCCCTTCCTCGGGGAGACCAAGCAGGACACGCTGGGCAACATCTCCGCCGTGAACTACGAGTTCGACGAGGAGTTCTTCGGCCACACCAGCGCGGCGGCCAAGAAGTTCAtcagccagctgctggaggaggacaagAA GAAAAGATTAACTATTCAAGATGCTCTTAATCACCCATGGATCAAG TCCAACGAGCACAAGGAGGAGAGCAAAGCTCAGGAACCCAAGAAGCGGGAGCGCCGCCAGCTGAAGACCACGCGCCTGAGGGAGTACACCATCAAGTCCCACTCCAGCATGCCGCCCAATAACACCTACGTCAACTTTGAGCGCTTCGCCCAGGTGGTGGAGGACATCGACCAGATGGAGGGCTCCTTCGCCCGGCTCGCGGCGGCCCACGactccctgcaggaggacatcGACGCCACGGTGTCCATCTACAACGAGAAGGAGGCCTGGTACAAGGAGGAGAGCGAAGGCGTCCGCCACGAGCTCTCGCAGATCCGCTACGAGTTCCGCAAGGTGGAGGCCCTCAAGAGGAGCCTGCAGGACGACATGCGGGCCTTCGGCTCCGGCCTCGGCGCCGTCAGCGGCCGCTACCGGGAGAGGCAGAGCCACTTCGAGGCGCTGCGTCTGGAGCTCGCCAACGAGCTGAAGTGGGTGCAGGAGGTGATGGGTTCTTTCCCCgcggacggaggaggaggaggaggaggtcacacCGGCTGCAGCTTCTCCACCGTCTTCAACGACGACGTGAACGAAgccctgaaggagctgctgaACCGCTCCcggggaggagagctgctgACCGGGATCAACCTGGACCTTGAAGCTGGACAGCAGAGATGA
- the dapk2a gene encoding death-associated protein kinase 2a isoform X2, with protein MASSRGVRREEIEREVDILRQTQHANIVTLHDVYENRTDVVLILELVSGGELFDFLAQKESLSEEEATQFIKQILQGVNYLHAKKIAHFDLKPENIMLLDKNAPLPRIKLIDFGLAHKIEAGVEFKNIFGTPEFVAPEIVNYEPLGLEADMWSVGVITYILLSGASPFLGETKQDTLGNISAVNYEFDEEFFGHTSAAAKKFISQLLEEDKKKRLTIQDALNHPWIKSNEHKEESKAQEPKKRERRQLKTTRLREYTIKSHSSMPPNNTYVNFERFAQVVEDIDQMEGSFARLAAAHDSLQEDIDATVSIYNEKEAWYKEESEGVRHELSQIRYEFRKVEALKRSLQDDMRAFGSGLGAVSGRYRERQSHFEALRLELANELKWVQEVMGSFPADGGGGGGGHTGCSFSTVFNDDVNEALKELLNRSRGGELLTGINLDLEAGQQR; from the exons ATGGCGAGCTCGCGCGGCGTGCGGCGGGAGGAGATCGAGCGGGAGGTGGACATCCTGCGGCAGACCCAGCACGCCAACATCGTCACCCTGCACGACGTCTACGAGAACCGCACCGACGTGGTGCTCATCCTGGAGCT GGTCTCTGGGGGGGAGCTCTTTGACTTCCTGGCGCAGAAGGAGTCtctgagcgaggaggaggccactCAGTTCATCAAGCAAATCCTCCAGGGGGTCAACTACCTCCACGCCAAGAAAATagcccactttgatctcaag CCTGAGAACATCATGCTGCTGGACAAGAACGCGCCGTTGCCCAGAATCAAACTCATCGATTTCGGCCTCGCCCACAAGATCGAAGCCGGCGTCGAGTTCAAGAACATCTTCGGGACTCCTGAGTTCGTAG CGCCGGAGATCGTGAACTACGAGCCGCTGGGCCTGGAGGCGGACATGTGGAGCGTCGGGGTCATCACCTACATCCT GCTGAGCGGCGCGTCGCCCTTCCTCGGGGAGACCAAGCAGGACACGCTGGGCAACATCTCCGCCGTGAACTACGAGTTCGACGAGGAGTTCTTCGGCCACACCAGCGCGGCGGCCAAGAAGTTCAtcagccagctgctggaggaggacaagAA GAAAAGATTAACTATTCAAGATGCTCTTAATCACCCATGGATCAAG TCCAACGAGCACAAGGAGGAGAGCAAAGCTCAGGAACCCAAGAAGCGGGAGCGCCGCCAGCTGAAGACCACGCGCCTGAGGGAGTACACCATCAAGTCCCACTCCAGCATGCCGCCCAATAACACCTACGTCAACTTTGAGCGCTTCGCCCAGGTGGTGGAGGACATCGACCAGATGGAGGGCTCCTTCGCCCGGCTCGCGGCGGCCCACGactccctgcaggaggacatcGACGCCACGGTGTCCATCTACAACGAGAAGGAGGCCTGGTACAAGGAGGAGAGCGAAGGCGTCCGCCACGAGCTCTCGCAGATCCGCTACGAGTTCCGCAAGGTGGAGGCCCTCAAGAGGAGCCTGCAGGACGACATGCGGGCCTTCGGCTCCGGCCTCGGCGCCGTCAGCGGCCGCTACCGGGAGAGGCAGAGCCACTTCGAGGCGCTGCGTCTGGAGCTCGCCAACGAGCTGAAGTGGGTGCAGGAGGTGATGGGTTCTTTCCCCgcggacggaggaggaggaggaggaggtcacacCGGCTGCAGCTTCTCCACCGTCTTCAACGACGACGTGAACGAAgccctgaaggagctgctgaACCGCTCCcggggaggagagctgctgACCGGGATCAACCTGGACCTTGAAGCTGGACAGCAGAGATGA
- the sh2d7 gene encoding hematopoietic SH2 domain-containing protein homolog isoform X3, translating to MEKMRAEDGGQRELVQRWFTETQAPLVLHHGTFPDWFKGFAARRETEDLLSDKAPGCFLIRLSDRAIGYVLSYKGLDRCRHFVITQNPEGQFVIAGDCQPHGSLGELIQHYRLTPIQPYGEHLTSSWSQCPQVSAGDTDELYDVVNYSAKGAPGLSVRALRTLWDNKHDPHGNHGAVQQSDAPAVDPPALPSKLNSRKLTGTMSLSQGVPSVPKRGLLSAFSLRGPLPDTTPQTQTDPGGSEGVRGNTSPTAKDSFFPLYPEIRSTSLLALGHGSVEEEEEEEEEEELPPPAPTSPSPAPPETTPCLTYSLHQPDLHVVRSNPLYQASSSPAQPQGVTYAEIPRKPALAAPPENTYESPEDVKTKKSQTSWGRNYGKLKKLLPDHKKK from the exons ATGGAGAAGATGCGGGCGGAGGACGGGGGCCAGAGGGAGCTGGTCCAAAGGTGGTTCACGGAGACGCAGGCGCCGCTCGTCCTGCACCACGGGACCTTCCCGGACTGGTTCAAAGGCTTCGCGGCCCGGAG GGAGACGGAGGATCTACTGAGCGATAAAGCTCCGGGCTGTTTCCTCATCCGCCTCAGTGACCGAGCCATCGGCTACGTCCTGTCCTACAA GGGCCTCGACCGGTGCCGCCATTTCGTCATCACCCAGAACCCGGAGGGACAGTTTGTGATAGCAGGAGACTGTCAGCCGCACGGAAGCCTGGGCGAGCTGATCCAGCATTACAGGCTGACCCCCATCCAGCCCTACGGAGAGCACCTGACCTCCAGCTGGTCCCAG TGTCCCCAGGTGAGCGCAGGTGACACAGACGAGCTGTACGACGTGGTGAACTACAGCGCCAAGGGGGCGCCCGGCCTCAGCGTCCGAGCTCTGCGGACTCTGTGGGACAACAAGCACGATCCCCACGGCAACCACGGCGCCGTGCAGCAAAGCGACGCCCCGGCGGTCGACCCCCCCGCCTTGCCGTCTAAACTCAACAGCAGGAAGCTGACGGGGACGATGTCCCTCTCGCAG GGCGTTCCTTCAGTTCCAAAGAGAGGCCTCCTCTCGGCCTTCTCCCTGCGAGGCCCTTTGCCCGACACAACACCCCAAACCCAGACCGACCCGGGGGGGTCAGAGGGAGTCCGGGGAAACACCAGTCCAACGGCAAAAGATTCCTTCTTCCCGCTTTATCCCGAGATCAGGAGCACATCTCTACTGGCGCTGGGCCACGgcagcgtggaggaggaggaggaggaggaggaggaggaggagctccctCCACCCGCACCAACATCTCCCTCACCAGCTCCTCCGGAGACGACCCCGTGTCTCACCTACTCCCTCCACCAGCCCGACCTGCACGTGGTCCGGTCCAACCCACTGTACCAGGCCTCCAGCAGCCCGGCTCAGCCGCAGGGCGTCACGTACGCCGAGATCCCCAGGAAGCCGGCGCTCGCCGCGCCGCCGGAGAACACCTACGAGTCCCCGGAGGACGTGAAGACCAAGAAGTCCCAGACCAGCTGGGGGAGAAAC TACGGGAAATTAAAGAAACTCCTTCCTGATCAtaagaagaaatga
- the sh2d7 gene encoding hematopoietic SH2 domain-containing protein homolog isoform X1 — MEKMRAEDGGQRELVQRWFTETQAPLVLHHGTFPDWFKGFAARRETEDLLSDKAPGCFLIRLSDRAIGYVLSYKGLDRCRHFVITQNPEGQFVIAGDCQPHGSLGELIQHYRLTPIQPYGEHLTSSWSQCPQVSAGDTDELYDVVNYSAKGAPGLSVRALRTLWDNKHDPHGNHGAVQQSDAPAVDPPALPSKLNSRKLTGTMSLSQGVPSVPKRGLLSAFSLRGPLPDTTPQTQTDPGGSEGVRGNTSPTAKDSFFPLYPEIRSTSLLALGHGSVEEEEEEEEEEELPPPAPTSPSPAPPETTPCLTYSLHQPDLHVVRSNPLYQASSSPAQPQGVTYAEIPRKPALAAPPENTYESPEDVKTKKSQTSWGRNVSGDNQSEMSVSLEAQSAESNMAPLLSVGSTGN; from the exons ATGGAGAAGATGCGGGCGGAGGACGGGGGCCAGAGGGAGCTGGTCCAAAGGTGGTTCACGGAGACGCAGGCGCCGCTCGTCCTGCACCACGGGACCTTCCCGGACTGGTTCAAAGGCTTCGCGGCCCGGAG GGAGACGGAGGATCTACTGAGCGATAAAGCTCCGGGCTGTTTCCTCATCCGCCTCAGTGACCGAGCCATCGGCTACGTCCTGTCCTACAA GGGCCTCGACCGGTGCCGCCATTTCGTCATCACCCAGAACCCGGAGGGACAGTTTGTGATAGCAGGAGACTGTCAGCCGCACGGAAGCCTGGGCGAGCTGATCCAGCATTACAGGCTGACCCCCATCCAGCCCTACGGAGAGCACCTGACCTCCAGCTGGTCCCAG TGTCCCCAGGTGAGCGCAGGTGACACAGACGAGCTGTACGACGTGGTGAACTACAGCGCCAAGGGGGCGCCCGGCCTCAGCGTCCGAGCTCTGCGGACTCTGTGGGACAACAAGCACGATCCCCACGGCAACCACGGCGCCGTGCAGCAAAGCGACGCCCCGGCGGTCGACCCCCCCGCCTTGCCGTCTAAACTCAACAGCAGGAAGCTGACGGGGACGATGTCCCTCTCGCAG GGCGTTCCTTCAGTTCCAAAGAGAGGCCTCCTCTCGGCCTTCTCCCTGCGAGGCCCTTTGCCCGACACAACACCCCAAACCCAGACCGACCCGGGGGGGTCAGAGGGAGTCCGGGGAAACACCAGTCCAACGGCAAAAGATTCCTTCTTCCCGCTTTATCCCGAGATCAGGAGCACATCTCTACTGGCGCTGGGCCACGgcagcgtggaggaggaggaggaggaggaggaggaggaggagctccctCCACCCGCACCAACATCTCCCTCACCAGCTCCTCCGGAGACGACCCCGTGTCTCACCTACTCCCTCCACCAGCCCGACCTGCACGTGGTCCGGTCCAACCCACTGTACCAGGCCTCCAGCAGCCCGGCTCAGCCGCAGGGCGTCACGTACGCCGAGATCCCCAGGAAGCCGGCGCTCGCCGCGCCGCCGGAGAACACCTACGAGTCCCCGGAGGACGTGAAGACCAAGAAGTCCCAGACCAGCTGGGGGAGAAACGTAAGTGGGGACAACCAATCAGAGATGTCGGTGTCATTGGAGGCACAGAGTGCAGAATCTAACAtggctcctcttctctctgttggCAGTACGGGAAATTAA
- the sh2d7 gene encoding hematopoietic SH2 domain-containing protein homolog isoform X2, with protein MEKMRAEDGGQRELVQRWFTETQAPLVLHHGTFPDWFKGFAARRETEDLLSDKAPGCFLIRLSDRAIGYVLSYKGLDRCRHFVITQNPEGQFVIAGDCQPHGSLGELIQHYRLTPIQPYGEHLTSSWSQVSAGDTDELYDVVNYSAKGAPGLSVRALRTLWDNKHDPHGNHGAVQQSDAPAVDPPALPSKLNSRKLTGTMSLSQGVPSVPKRGLLSAFSLRGPLPDTTPQTQTDPGGSEGVRGNTSPTAKDSFFPLYPEIRSTSLLALGHGSVEEEEEEEEEEELPPPAPTSPSPAPPETTPCLTYSLHQPDLHVVRSNPLYQASSSPAQPQGVTYAEIPRKPALAAPPENTYESPEDVKTKKSQTSWGRNVSGDNQSEMSVSLEAQSAESNMAPLLSVGSTGN; from the exons ATGGAGAAGATGCGGGCGGAGGACGGGGGCCAGAGGGAGCTGGTCCAAAGGTGGTTCACGGAGACGCAGGCGCCGCTCGTCCTGCACCACGGGACCTTCCCGGACTGGTTCAAAGGCTTCGCGGCCCGGAG GGAGACGGAGGATCTACTGAGCGATAAAGCTCCGGGCTGTTTCCTCATCCGCCTCAGTGACCGAGCCATCGGCTACGTCCTGTCCTACAA GGGCCTCGACCGGTGCCGCCATTTCGTCATCACCCAGAACCCGGAGGGACAGTTTGTGATAGCAGGAGACTGTCAGCCGCACGGAAGCCTGGGCGAGCTGATCCAGCATTACAGGCTGACCCCCATCCAGCCCTACGGAGAGCACCTGACCTCCAGCTGGTCCCAG GTGAGCGCAGGTGACACAGACGAGCTGTACGACGTGGTGAACTACAGCGCCAAGGGGGCGCCCGGCCTCAGCGTCCGAGCTCTGCGGACTCTGTGGGACAACAAGCACGATCCCCACGGCAACCACGGCGCCGTGCAGCAAAGCGACGCCCCGGCGGTCGACCCCCCCGCCTTGCCGTCTAAACTCAACAGCAGGAAGCTGACGGGGACGATGTCCCTCTCGCAG GGCGTTCCTTCAGTTCCAAAGAGAGGCCTCCTCTCGGCCTTCTCCCTGCGAGGCCCTTTGCCCGACACAACACCCCAAACCCAGACCGACCCGGGGGGGTCAGAGGGAGTCCGGGGAAACACCAGTCCAACGGCAAAAGATTCCTTCTTCCCGCTTTATCCCGAGATCAGGAGCACATCTCTACTGGCGCTGGGCCACGgcagcgtggaggaggaggaggaggaggaggaggaggaggagctccctCCACCCGCACCAACATCTCCCTCACCAGCTCCTCCGGAGACGACCCCGTGTCTCACCTACTCCCTCCACCAGCCCGACCTGCACGTGGTCCGGTCCAACCCACTGTACCAGGCCTCCAGCAGCCCGGCTCAGCCGCAGGGCGTCACGTACGCCGAGATCCCCAGGAAGCCGGCGCTCGCCGCGCCGCCGGAGAACACCTACGAGTCCCCGGAGGACGTGAAGACCAAGAAGTCCCAGACCAGCTGGGGGAGAAACGTAAGTGGGGACAACCAATCAGAGATGTCGGTGTCATTGGAGGCACAGAGTGCAGAATCTAACAtggctcctcttctctctgttggCAGTACGGGAAATTAA
- the rab11a gene encoding ras-related protein Rab-11A, producing the protein MGTRDDEYDYLFKVVLIGDSGVGKSNLLSRFTRNEFNLESKSTIGVEFATRSIQVDGKTVKAQIWDTAGQERYRAITSAYYRGAVGALLVYDIAKHLTYENVERWLKELRDHADSNIVIMLVGNKSDLRHLRAVPTDEARAFAEKNGLSFLETSALDSTNVETAFQTILTEIYRIVSQKQMSERQESDMSPSNNVVNIQVQPTENKPKMQCCQNI; encoded by the exons ATGGGCACCAGAGATGACGAATATGATTATTTGTTCAAAG TGGTCCTCATCGGTGACTCGGGCGTGGGGAAGAGCAACCTGCTCTCCAGGTTCACCCGCAACGAGTTCAACCTGGAGAGCAAGAGCACCATCGGCGTCGAGTTCGCCACGCGCAGCATCCAGGTGGACGGCAAGACGGTGAAGGCCCAGATCTGGGACACGGCCGGCCAGGAGCGCTACCGGGCCATCACCTCAGc GTACTACCGCGGGGCGGTGGGGGCCCTCCTCGTCTACGACATCGCAAAGCACCTGACCTACGAAAACGTGGAGCGCTGGCTGAAGGAGCTGAGGGACCACGCCGACAGCAACATCGTCATCATGCTGGTGGGCAACAAGAGCGACCTGCGCCACCTGCGGGCCGTCCCCACCGACGAGGCGCGGGCCTTCGCAG aGAAGAACGGTCTATCTTTCCTGGAGACGTCGGCTCTGGACTCCACCAACGTTGAGACGGCCTTCCAGACCATCCTgacag agaTCTACCGCATTGTCTCCCAGAAGCAGATGTCGGAGCGCCAGGAGAGCGACATGTCGCCTAGCAACAACGTGGTCAACATCCAAGTTCAGCCCACCGAGAACAAACCAAAGATGCAGTGCTGTCAGAACATCTAG